Proteins co-encoded in one Ictalurus punctatus breed USDA103 chromosome 18, Coco_2.0, whole genome shotgun sequence genomic window:
- the mark2a gene encoding serine/threonine-protein kinase MARK2 isoform X15 yields the protein MTTRTPMLSVIEHSSNQTHSDSKAGVRSNMPRGRNSLATAADEQPHIGKYRLLKTIGKGNFAKVKLARHVLTGKEVAVKIIDKTQLNSSSLQKLFREVRIMKLLNHPNIVKLFEVIETEKTLYLVMEYASGGEVFDYLVAHGRMKEKEARAKFRQIVSAVQYCHQKCIVHRDLKAENLLLDADMNIKIADFGFSNEFTLGNKLDTFCGSPPYAAPELFQGKKYDGPEVDVWSLGVILYTLVSGSLPFDGQNLKELRERVLRGKYRIPFYMSTDCENLLKKFLILNPTKRGSLEQQIMTDRWMNVGHEEEELMPYIEPQPDYKDPKRTGQHPGNAGGWKRDIMLQMGYAQDEIQDSLVNQKYDEIMATYLLLDYRNSELDELSIKPRPSIDLTNNAQSPSHKVQRSTSNQKPRRSTDQSLSVSVKRSQGDSKHIAEDYGRKSSGSSAKVPASPLTTADRKKTPTPSTNSILSTGTSRGRSSPGPERSTLGVQNGKDSLSTPGSRASTASAAAVLTSASSSRPRHHKSLSTSAHPNSPDLHAHLPSTVPQRVPVVSPSTNNISNSTVADRTNFPRGVTSRSTFHAGQQRASRDQHASTYNGPPASPSLSHGNSQVRRTGTGIFSKFTSKFVRRTSWFGVAQISVAMNWFLVMMGSWSRDGFHCEKCHNGSNHAHGRPHPPNLINLCDSSKKPNV from the exons acTCACTCCGACTCTAAGGCCGGCGTTCGCTCCAACATGCCCCGCGGCCGCAACTCGCTGGCCACTGCAGCCGACGAGCAGCCGCACATTGGTAAATACCGGCTGCTGAAGACCATCGGAAAGGGAAATTTCGCAAAGGTCAAACTGGCTCGGCATGTTCTCACTGGCAAAGAG GTGGCTGTAAAAATCATAGACAAGACTCAGCTCAACTCCTCCAGTCTCCAAAAG CTCTTTCGGGAAGTGAGGATCATGAAGCTGTTGAATCACCCAAATATTG TGAAATTGTTTGAGGTGATAGAAACCGAGAAGACACTTTACCTGGTTATGGAGTACGCCAGTGGAG GAGAGGTGTTTGATTACCTCGTTGCCCATGgcagaatgaaagagaaagaagccAGAGCCAAATTCAGACAG ATTGTGTCAGCAGTGCAGTACTGTCACCAGAAGTGCATCGTTCATAGAGACCTTAAG GCTGAAAACCTGCTTCTGGATGCTGACATGAACATAAAGATAGCTGATTTTGGCTTCAGTAACGAGTTCACTCTGGGCAACAAGCTGGACACGTTTTGTGGCAGCCCTCCGTACGCAGCTCCAGAACTGTTCCAGGGAAAGAAGTACGATGGGCCTGAAGTGGACGTGTGGAGCTTGGGAGTCATCCTGTACACGCTGGTTAGCGGCTCGCTGCCTTTCGATGGCCAGAACCTGAAG GAGCTGCGCGAACGCGTGTTAAGAGGGAAGTACCGAATCCCATTCTACATGTCCACAGACTGTGAGAATTTGCTGAAGAAATTTCTTATTCTCAACCCCACCAAGCGAGGAAGCCTTGAG CAGCAGATCATGACTGACCGCTGGATGAATGTGGGCCATGAGGAGGAGGAATTGATGCCTTACATTGAGCCGCAGCCCGACTACAAGGACCCCAAGAGGACAGGTCAGCACCCCGGCAATGCAGGGGGTTGGAAGAGAG ATATCATGCTACAAATGGGATACGCACAGGATGAGATACAAGACTCCCTTGTCAACCAGAAGTATGATGAAATCATGGCTACTTACCTATTACTGGACTATAGGAATTCAGAG CTGGATGAGCTCTCCATAAAGCCCCGCCCAAGCATTGACCTCACAAACAATGCACAATCACCTTCTCACAAGGTACAACGCAGTACCTCCAACCAGAAGCCGCGCCGATCCACAGACCAAA GTTTGTCTGTGTCGGTTAAGCGCTCTCAGGGCGACAGTAAGCACATCGCTGAAGACTACGGGAGGAAAAGCTCAGGCAGCTCCGCTAAAGTTCCTGCAAGCCCGCTGACTACAGCCGATCGAAAGAAAACCCCGACCCCGTCCACC AACAGCATACTTTCAACTGGTACGAGTCGTGGGAGAAGCTCTCCAGGTCCTGAGAGATCTACCCTCGGTGTACAGAATGGCAAGGACAG CTTGAGCACACCAGGGTCCCGCGCCTCTACCGCCTCGGCAGCTGCTGTTCTAACTTCCGCTTCTTCCTCCCGCCCCCGCCACCACAAGTCCCTGTCCACCTCGGCCCACCCCAACTCCCCAGACCTCCATGCACATCTTCCCAG caccgtTCCACAAAGAGTTCCAGTGGTGTCTCCTTCAACCAACAACATAAGCAACTCCACGGTAGCAGACCGCACCAACTTCCCCAGAGGGGTGACGAGCAGAAGCACTTTCCACGCAGGCCAACAGAGAGCCTCACGCGACCAGCATGCCTCAACCTACAACGGGCCCCCAGCCTCCCCTTCGCTCTCTCACGGGAACAGCCAGGTCCGTCGCACTGGTACTGGCATCTTCAGCAAATTCACCTCCAAATTTGTGCGCAG GACAAGCTGGTTTGGAGTGGCACAGATATCTGTGGCTATGAACTGGTTCCTCGTAATGATGGGCTCTTGGAGCAGGGATGGGTTTCACTGTGAGAAATGCCATAATGGATCTAATCATGCTCATGGAcgcccccaccccccaaatCTCATTAATCTTTGTGATTCCTCAAAAAAACCCAATGTTTAA
- the mark2a gene encoding serine/threonine-protein kinase MARK2 isoform X1 — MTTRTPMLSVIEHSSNQTHSDSKAGVRSNMPRGRNSLATAADEQPHIGKYRLLKTIGKGNFAKVKLARHVLTGKEVAVKIIDKTQLNSSSLQKLFREVRIMKLLNHPNIVKLFEVIETEKTLYLVMEYASGGEVFDYLVAHGRMKEKEARAKFRQIVSAVQYCHQKCIVHRDLKAENLLLDADMNIKIADFGFSNEFTLGNKLDTFCGSPPYAAPELFQGKKYDGPEVDVWSLGVILYTLVSGSLPFDGQNLKELRERVLRGKYRIPFYMSTDCENLLKKFLILNPTKRGSLEQQIMTDRWMNVGHEEEELMPYIEPQPDYKDPKRTGQHPGNAGGWKRDIMLQMGYAQDEIQDSLVNQKYDEIMATYLLLDYRNSELDELSIKPRPSIDLTNNAQSPSHKVQRSTSNQKPRRSTDQSLSVSVKRSQGDSKHIAEDYGRKSSGSSAKVPASPLTTADRKKTPTPSTNSILSTGTSRGRSSPGPERSTLGVQNGKDSLSTPGSRASTASAAAVLTSASSSRPRHHKSLSTSAHPNSPDLHAHLPSTVPQRVPVVSPSTNNISNSTVADRTNFPRGVTSRSTFHAGQQRASRDQHASTYNGPPASPSLSHGNSQVRRTGTGIFSKFTSKFVRRNLSFRFPRRSPYEGEGRDEASRPMLSTAEKLEKGTQGSAGDENRDSVSSSSPVSSTPSSTQSSKDIKPRSLRFTWSMKTTSSMEPNEMMKEIRKVLDSNSCDYELRERFMLLCNSGNPSRDDFVQWEMEVCKLPRLSLNGVRFKRISGSSIAFKNIASKIANELKL, encoded by the exons acTCACTCCGACTCTAAGGCCGGCGTTCGCTCCAACATGCCCCGCGGCCGCAACTCGCTGGCCACTGCAGCCGACGAGCAGCCGCACATTGGTAAATACCGGCTGCTGAAGACCATCGGAAAGGGAAATTTCGCAAAGGTCAAACTGGCTCGGCATGTTCTCACTGGCAAAGAG GTGGCTGTAAAAATCATAGACAAGACTCAGCTCAACTCCTCCAGTCTCCAAAAG CTCTTTCGGGAAGTGAGGATCATGAAGCTGTTGAATCACCCAAATATTG TGAAATTGTTTGAGGTGATAGAAACCGAGAAGACACTTTACCTGGTTATGGAGTACGCCAGTGGAG GAGAGGTGTTTGATTACCTCGTTGCCCATGgcagaatgaaagagaaagaagccAGAGCCAAATTCAGACAG ATTGTGTCAGCAGTGCAGTACTGTCACCAGAAGTGCATCGTTCATAGAGACCTTAAG GCTGAAAACCTGCTTCTGGATGCTGACATGAACATAAAGATAGCTGATTTTGGCTTCAGTAACGAGTTCACTCTGGGCAACAAGCTGGACACGTTTTGTGGCAGCCCTCCGTACGCAGCTCCAGAACTGTTCCAGGGAAAGAAGTACGATGGGCCTGAAGTGGACGTGTGGAGCTTGGGAGTCATCCTGTACACGCTGGTTAGCGGCTCGCTGCCTTTCGATGGCCAGAACCTGAAG GAGCTGCGCGAACGCGTGTTAAGAGGGAAGTACCGAATCCCATTCTACATGTCCACAGACTGTGAGAATTTGCTGAAGAAATTTCTTATTCTCAACCCCACCAAGCGAGGAAGCCTTGAG CAGCAGATCATGACTGACCGCTGGATGAATGTGGGCCATGAGGAGGAGGAATTGATGCCTTACATTGAGCCGCAGCCCGACTACAAGGACCCCAAGAGGACAGGTCAGCACCCCGGCAATGCAGGGGGTTGGAAGAGAG ATATCATGCTACAAATGGGATACGCACAGGATGAGATACAAGACTCCCTTGTCAACCAGAAGTATGATGAAATCATGGCTACTTACCTATTACTGGACTATAGGAATTCAGAG CTGGATGAGCTCTCCATAAAGCCCCGCCCAAGCATTGACCTCACAAACAATGCACAATCACCTTCTCACAAGGTACAACGCAGTACCTCCAACCAGAAGCCGCGCCGATCCACAGACCAAA GTTTGTCTGTGTCGGTTAAGCGCTCTCAGGGCGACAGTAAGCACATCGCTGAAGACTACGGGAGGAAAAGCTCAGGCAGCTCCGCTAAAGTTCCTGCAAGCCCGCTGACTACAGCCGATCGAAAGAAAACCCCGACCCCGTCCACC AACAGCATACTTTCAACTGGTACGAGTCGTGGGAGAAGCTCTCCAGGTCCTGAGAGATCTACCCTCGGTGTACAGAATGGCAAGGACAG CTTGAGCACACCAGGGTCCCGCGCCTCTACCGCCTCGGCAGCTGCTGTTCTAACTTCCGCTTCTTCCTCCCGCCCCCGCCACCACAAGTCCCTGTCCACCTCGGCCCACCCCAACTCCCCAGACCTCCATGCACATCTTCCCAG caccgtTCCACAAAGAGTTCCAGTGGTGTCTCCTTCAACCAACAACATAAGCAACTCCACGGTAGCAGACCGCACCAACTTCCCCAGAGGGGTGACGAGCAGAAGCACTTTCCACGCAGGCCAACAGAGAGCCTCACGCGACCAGCATGCCTCAACCTACAACGGGCCCCCAGCCTCCCCTTCGCTCTCTCACGGGAACAGCCAGGTCCGTCGCACTGGTACTGGCATCTTCAGCAAATTCACCTCCAAATTTGTGCGCAG AAATCTCTCATTCAGATTCCCCAGAAG GAGTCCGTATGAGGGAGAGGGTCGAGATGAGGCCAGCAG ACCCATGTTGAGCACTGCAGAAAAGCTGGAGAAAGGCACCCAGGGATCAGCGGGGGATGAGAACAGGGACTCGGTGTCATCCTCCTCTCCTGTGTCCAGCACACCCTCGTCCACCCAGTCCTCCAAGGACATCAAACCGCGTTCGCTGCGCTTCACGTGGAGCATGAAGACCACTTCGTCCATGGAGCCCAACGAGATGATGAAGGAGATCCGGAAAGTTCTGGACTCCAACAGCTGCGATTATGAGCTGCGCGAGCGCTTCATGCTGCTCTGCAACTCAGGGAATCCTTCACGTGATGACTTCGTTCAGTGGGAGATGGAGGTGTGCAAGCTGCCCCGCCTCTCCCTCAACGGTGTGCGCTTCAAACGAATCTCGGGCAGCTCCATCGCCTTCAAGAACATCGCCTCCAAGATTGCCAACGAGCTTAAGCTGTGA
- the mark2a gene encoding serine/threonine-protein kinase MARK2 isoform X9, with protein sequence MTTRTPMLSVIEHSSNQTHSDSKAGVRSNMPRGRNSLATAADEQPHIGKYRLLKTIGKGNFAKVKLARHVLTGKEVAVKIIDKTQLNSSSLQKLFREVRIMKLLNHPNIVKLFEVIETEKTLYLVMEYASGGEVFDYLVAHGRMKEKEARAKFRQIVSAVQYCHQKCIVHRDLKAENLLLDADMNIKIADFGFSNEFTLGNKLDTFCGSPPYAAPELFQGKKYDGPEVDVWSLGVILYTLVSGSLPFDGQNLKELRERVLRGKYRIPFYMSTDCENLLKKFLILNPTKRGSLEQQIMTDRWMNVGHEEEELMPYIEPQPDYKDPKRTGQHPGNAGGWKRDIMLQMGYAQDEIQDSLVNQKYDEIMATYLLLDYRNSELDELSIKPRPSIDLTNNAQSPSHKVQRSTSNQKPRRSTDQSLSVSVKRSQGDSKHIAEDYGRKSSGSSAKVPASPLTTADRKKTPTPSTNSILSTGTSRGRSSPGPERSTLGVQNGKDSLSTPGSRASTASAAAVLTSASSSRPRHHKSLSTSAHPNSPDLHAHLPSTVPQRVPVVSPSTNNISNSTVADRTNFPRGVTSRSTFHAGQQRASRDQHASTYNGPPASPSLSHGNSQVRRTGTGIFSKFTSKFVRRNLSFRFPRRPMLSTAEKLEKGTQGSAGDENRDSVSSSSPVSSTPSSTQSSKDIKPRSLRFTWSMKTTSSMEPNEMMKEIRKVLDSNSCDYELRERFMLLCNSGNPSRDDFVQWEMEVCKLPRLSLNGVRFKRISGSSIAFKNIASKIANELKL encoded by the exons acTCACTCCGACTCTAAGGCCGGCGTTCGCTCCAACATGCCCCGCGGCCGCAACTCGCTGGCCACTGCAGCCGACGAGCAGCCGCACATTGGTAAATACCGGCTGCTGAAGACCATCGGAAAGGGAAATTTCGCAAAGGTCAAACTGGCTCGGCATGTTCTCACTGGCAAAGAG GTGGCTGTAAAAATCATAGACAAGACTCAGCTCAACTCCTCCAGTCTCCAAAAG CTCTTTCGGGAAGTGAGGATCATGAAGCTGTTGAATCACCCAAATATTG TGAAATTGTTTGAGGTGATAGAAACCGAGAAGACACTTTACCTGGTTATGGAGTACGCCAGTGGAG GAGAGGTGTTTGATTACCTCGTTGCCCATGgcagaatgaaagagaaagaagccAGAGCCAAATTCAGACAG ATTGTGTCAGCAGTGCAGTACTGTCACCAGAAGTGCATCGTTCATAGAGACCTTAAG GCTGAAAACCTGCTTCTGGATGCTGACATGAACATAAAGATAGCTGATTTTGGCTTCAGTAACGAGTTCACTCTGGGCAACAAGCTGGACACGTTTTGTGGCAGCCCTCCGTACGCAGCTCCAGAACTGTTCCAGGGAAAGAAGTACGATGGGCCTGAAGTGGACGTGTGGAGCTTGGGAGTCATCCTGTACACGCTGGTTAGCGGCTCGCTGCCTTTCGATGGCCAGAACCTGAAG GAGCTGCGCGAACGCGTGTTAAGAGGGAAGTACCGAATCCCATTCTACATGTCCACAGACTGTGAGAATTTGCTGAAGAAATTTCTTATTCTCAACCCCACCAAGCGAGGAAGCCTTGAG CAGCAGATCATGACTGACCGCTGGATGAATGTGGGCCATGAGGAGGAGGAATTGATGCCTTACATTGAGCCGCAGCCCGACTACAAGGACCCCAAGAGGACAGGTCAGCACCCCGGCAATGCAGGGGGTTGGAAGAGAG ATATCATGCTACAAATGGGATACGCACAGGATGAGATACAAGACTCCCTTGTCAACCAGAAGTATGATGAAATCATGGCTACTTACCTATTACTGGACTATAGGAATTCAGAG CTGGATGAGCTCTCCATAAAGCCCCGCCCAAGCATTGACCTCACAAACAATGCACAATCACCTTCTCACAAGGTACAACGCAGTACCTCCAACCAGAAGCCGCGCCGATCCACAGACCAAA GTTTGTCTGTGTCGGTTAAGCGCTCTCAGGGCGACAGTAAGCACATCGCTGAAGACTACGGGAGGAAAAGCTCAGGCAGCTCCGCTAAAGTTCCTGCAAGCCCGCTGACTACAGCCGATCGAAAGAAAACCCCGACCCCGTCCACC AACAGCATACTTTCAACTGGTACGAGTCGTGGGAGAAGCTCTCCAGGTCCTGAGAGATCTACCCTCGGTGTACAGAATGGCAAGGACAG CTTGAGCACACCAGGGTCCCGCGCCTCTACCGCCTCGGCAGCTGCTGTTCTAACTTCCGCTTCTTCCTCCCGCCCCCGCCACCACAAGTCCCTGTCCACCTCGGCCCACCCCAACTCCCCAGACCTCCATGCACATCTTCCCAG caccgtTCCACAAAGAGTTCCAGTGGTGTCTCCTTCAACCAACAACATAAGCAACTCCACGGTAGCAGACCGCACCAACTTCCCCAGAGGGGTGACGAGCAGAAGCACTTTCCACGCAGGCCAACAGAGAGCCTCACGCGACCAGCATGCCTCAACCTACAACGGGCCCCCAGCCTCCCCTTCGCTCTCTCACGGGAACAGCCAGGTCCGTCGCACTGGTACTGGCATCTTCAGCAAATTCACCTCCAAATTTGTGCGCAG AAATCTCTCATTCAGATTCCCCAGAAG ACCCATGTTGAGCACTGCAGAAAAGCTGGAGAAAGGCACCCAGGGATCAGCGGGGGATGAGAACAGGGACTCGGTGTCATCCTCCTCTCCTGTGTCCAGCACACCCTCGTCCACCCAGTCCTCCAAGGACATCAAACCGCGTTCGCTGCGCTTCACGTGGAGCATGAAGACCACTTCGTCCATGGAGCCCAACGAGATGATGAAGGAGATCCGGAAAGTTCTGGACTCCAACAGCTGCGATTATGAGCTGCGCGAGCGCTTCATGCTGCTCTGCAACTCAGGGAATCCTTCACGTGATGACTTCGTTCAGTGGGAGATGGAGGTGTGCAAGCTGCCCCGCCTCTCCCTCAACGGTGTGCGCTTCAAACGAATCTCGGGCAGCTCCATCGCCTTCAAGAACATCGCCTCCAAGATTGCCAACGAGCTTAAGCTGTGA